Part of the Longimicrobiales bacterium genome is shown below.
TCATCTCCGTCTGCCAGCATCGAGTTCACCTTCACGGCAAGTCACTCCCATCTCCGCCCCGAACCAGCCTCTGTGCTCCCGGTGCTCTCCGTGGTAGACAAAAAAGACCCACCGAGCTATTCGGATGCGCGAAAAACTCATGTATCTCTCGCGAGCAAACTCACACCAGCGGAGGCATTCATGAGTCGATCGATTAACAAGGTCATCCTGGTCGGACATGTCGGCAGGGATCCCGATGTCCAGACGACGGCGGGCGGCATTCGTGTCGCGCACTTCTCCCTTGCGACGAGTCGTCGTATTCCACGGCAGAACGGCAACGTCGAGGAGCGAACGGAGTGGCACCGACTCACTCTGTGGGACAAGCTCGCGGAGATCGCGGAGGGCTACATCCGTAAGGGCGATCGCGTGTACGTCGAGGGACGGATGGAATACGACAGCTTCGAGAAGAACGGCGTGACGATTCCCACAGCGGAGGTGCACGTCCGCGAGCTGGTCATGCTCGGCGGCCCGCGAGCGGCGACGGCACCCGATACGGTCGAGGCGACGGAAGAGGAAGAGGAAGTCGCAGTCTAGCGGAGGAGTCTGCCCGCGGAGGAAGAGGAAGGCCCAGGCCCGCGGAGGAGTCTGCCCGCGGAGGAAGAGGAAGTCGCAGTCCAGCGGAGGAGTCTGCCCGCGGAGGAAGAGGAAGGCGCAGTCCAGCGTAGGAGTCTTCCCGCCGAGGAAGAAGGCGCAGTCCAGCGGAGGAGTCTTCCCGCTGAGGAAGAAGTCGCAGTCCAGCGGAGTTTGCCGCGGAGGAAGGGAAGGCGCGGTTCAGCGGAGGAGGTCACCGAGGAGGGCTGCGGAAGCGGCCCCGGATCCGAGCGGCGGGTGTCGGCGCGTGCGGCGGTCCCGCGGGCGGCGCCCCACCCGCTGCATTCGAGCGCTCCGCTACAGCATGTCCCGGAAGTCCGGTGCGACGGAGAACAGGAGCTGCCACTCGCCGCCGCGGTTGAGCCCGCGCACGAGGTCGAGGCGGAGCTGGTCCCAGAAGCCCGAAACCCCGAGCCCCACGCTCGTGCGAACGCCACCTGTCGTGGGAACGGGATCGACCGGGTACTCGCTGAACCCGGGCTCATACGCGATGGGCATCGGGTATAGCCGTCCGATCGTCCTGCCGTCGGTCCAGCCCGCGGCGGCGATTGCACGGAGTCGCAGCCACGGGCGCCACAGATCGCGGGCAAGCTCGGCGTCCAGGAGCGCCATGCGTGAGCCGGAGAAG
Proteins encoded:
- the ssb gene encoding single-stranded DNA-binding protein, encoding MSRSINKVILVGHVGRDPDVQTTAGGIRVAHFSLATSRRIPRQNGNVEERTEWHRLTLWDKLAEIAEGYIRKGDRVYVEGRMEYDSFEKNGVTIPTAEVHVRELVMLGGPRAATAPDTVEATEEEEEVAV